In Parus major isolate Abel chromosome 1, Parus_major1.1, whole genome shotgun sequence, the following proteins share a genomic window:
- the CXADR gene encoding coxsackievirus and adenovirus receptor: MYTVDRTYDHYYADMTGRMQFTSLDPKSGDGSLDILNLKAADTGTYQCKVKKAPGVQSKKIQLTVLVKPARTKCSIQGSQEIGKDVTLKCVSQEGSPLLSYDWRRVSGTQNLPATSVLNKNTGELLLKNASREYSGTYNCVASNRVGTDECSVELNVTPPVNTAGIITGAIIGTLLGLFVLCSVIFCFCKKHREKKYEKEVHHDIREDVPPPKSRSSTARSYIGSNRSSLGSMSPSNMEGYTKTPYSQVPSEDFERAPAQNPAFAPSKYDIAHKIGDITVV, translated from the exons ATGTATACTGTAGACAGGACTTACGATCATTATTATGCTGATATGACTGGGCGAATGCAGTTTACTAGTCTTGATCCCAAATCTGGTGATGGTTCATTGGATATCCTGAATTTAAAGGCAGCAGACACTGGCACATATCAGTGCAAAGTGAAGAAGGCTCCTGGagttcaaagcaaaaaaatacagttgaCTGTACTTG TAAAGCCAGCACGGACTAAATGTTCCATTCAAGGATCACAGGAGATCGGAAAAGACGTTACCTTGAAATGTGTGTCACAAGAAGGATCCCCACTTTTGTCTTATGACTGGAGGAGAGTATCTGGCACACAGAACCTTCCTGCCACTTCTGTGCTGA ATAAAAATACAGGGGAACTTCTTCTGAAAAACGCCTCTCGAGAGTATTCTGGTACATACAACTGTGTGGCCTCAAACAGAGTTGGCACGGATGAATGTTCTGTTGAGCTGAATGTCACCCCTC CTGTAAATACAGCCGGTATAATTACTGGAGCTATTATAGGAACTCTGCTGGGTCTCTTCGTACTGTGTTCTGtcatcttctgtttctgtaagaagcacagagagaagaaatatgaGAAAGAAGTACATCATGATATCAG aGAAGATGTTCCACCTCCAAAAAGTCGCAGTTCTACAGCTCGCAGCTACATTGGCAGCAATCGTTCTTCCCTGGGCTCAATGTCTCCCTCCAACATGGAAGGATATACCAAAACTCCATACAGTCAAGTTCCAAGTGAAGACTTTGAACGTGCTCCTGCTCAAAACCCAGCCTTTGCACCTTCAAAG TATGACATCGCACACAAGATTGGTGACATAACAGTGGTATAA